In Microvirga sp. 17 mud 1-3, the genomic window CCGCCCACTGCGTAGATATGCACGCCGAGCACCGTCCGCCGCAGGATGAACCACGACACCAGCACCACGACGAGCGCGATTACCACCAGCCACGGAATGCCGAAGAGATTGCCGTTGCCGATGAACGCGAAGGGAAGCTGCGGGTTGAACTGGGTCGTGTCTCCGCCGAGAAGGCGCGCGAGGCCGCGCACGGCCGTGAGTGACCCAAGAGTCACGATGAAGGGCGGCAGCCGCATGAAGGCGATCAGCGCGCCGTTGATCGCCCCGAGCACGAGTCCTACGAGCAGGGCGGCCGGGATGCCGAGCATGCCCCAGTCAGGAACCTTGGATCCGATGATGGCGACCATCGCGGCCGCCGCCAGGATCGAGCCCACCGAGAGGTCGATGCCGCCGGTGAGGATGACGAAGGTCATGCCCGCCGCAAGCACGATGTTGATGGAGGCCTGCTGCGCTACGATGGACAGGTTCTGGACGCTCATGAACCGGCCGGACATCAGCTCGAACACGACGCCCAGGATGATGAGCACCGGCAGCATGCCGACGGCCTGCACGGTGGAGCGCCAGGCCAGGCGGCGCTGGCGCGCCTGTGCGCCTGCATCGGCGGCTCCCGGGCCGGGGATGGATGCGCCGGTCTCGTTCGGAGTCGTCATGCTGCTTCTTCCCTCACGCCTGTCGCGATGGCCACGATGTTTTCCTGAGAAATGGCGGGATGCCCGGTCCCGCCGACCTCGCCGGCGATCCGCCCTTCGCGCATGACCAGGACCCGGTCGCAGATCCCGACGATCTCGGGAAGCTCGCTCGAGATGACGATGACGCCGACGCCGTTGCGGGCGAGATCGTCAATTAGCCGGTAGATCTCGGACTTGGCGCCGATATCCACGCCCCGCGTCGGCTCGTCGAGGATGAGGATGCGCGGCCTCGTTTCCAGGAGCCGGGAGAGAAGGACTTTCTGCTGATTGCCGCCCGAGAGGCTGCCGACCGGCACCGCATCCCCCGCCACTCGGATGCCGAGCGCCCGGATGGCCGCCGCGGCACGGTCCTTCGCTGTCTTGAGGTTGAGGACACCGCCCGGGCGTGCGTCGCGGCCCAGAACGCTCAGGTTGATGTTCTCGCGCACCGTCAGGTCGAGGAACAGCCCGAGATGCTTGCGGTCCTCCGTCAGGTAGACCACGCCCGCGTCGATGGCATCCTGCGGAGAGTGGATCGAAAGGGATTGCCCACCGAGGAGGATTTCGCCGCCGGTGCGCGGATCGGCCCCGTAGATGAGACGGGCGAGCTCC contains:
- a CDS encoding ribose ABC transporter permease, which translates into the protein MTTPNETGASIPGPGAADAGAQARQRRLAWRSTVQAVGMLPVLIILGVVFELMSGRFMSVQNLSIVAQQASINIVLAAGMTFVILTGGIDLSVGSILAAAAMVAIIGSKVPDWGMLGIPAALLVGLVLGAINGALIAFMRLPPFIVTLGSLTAVRGLARLLGGDTTQFNPQLPFAFIGNGNLFGIPWLVVIALVVVLVSWFILRRTVLGVHIYAVGGNPDAARLTGIKVWAVLLFVYSISGLASGLGGVMSAARLYAANGLQLGQSYELDAIAAVILGGTSFVGGIGSIWGTLIGALIIAILSNGLILVGVSDIWQFIIKGFVIIGAVALDRYRLKGSART